The Pseudanabaena galeata CCNP1313 genome includes a region encoding these proteins:
- a CDS encoding NAD-dependent epimerase/dehydratase family protein, with amino-acid sequence MPKKVFITGASGCVGHYLIEELLAKTDYELYLLVRDRRKLQISLSDRPNVHVIEDSMQNIGNHKDLLRTMEFVVSTAAGWGGEEAFIVNRDKTIELFSMLDPQVCERAIYFSTASILDSHNQIIHEAGEIGTAYIASKHSCLETLENSIIRDRLITVFPTLVFGGAADKPYSHLSKGLKDILKYVPYARFLKTDGSFHFVHAIDIAQIVTHLLTATSVPTSPARLVLGMQRLTVQDLITQFCEHLNLKVGWQFELTPWLVDTVIKLFRIEVAEWDRFCIAQRHFTYDVVSPETFGLVSKYPRLANLLKEVK; translated from the coding sequence ATGCCAAAAAAAGTTTTTATTACAGGTGCGAGTGGTTGTGTTGGACATTATTTGATTGAAGAACTCTTAGCAAAAACTGACTATGAGCTATATCTGCTAGTACGCGATCGCCGCAAATTACAAATCAGCCTCAGCGATCGCCCGAATGTACATGTAATCGAAGATTCAATGCAGAATATCGGTAATCATAAAGACTTGCTGCGGACAATGGAATTTGTGGTGAGTACAGCCGCAGGTTGGGGTGGGGAAGAAGCCTTTATCGTTAATCGCGATAAAACCATTGAACTGTTTTCAATGCTCGATCCACAGGTATGCGAACGGGCGATCTATTTCTCCACCGCTAGCATTCTCGATTCTCATAATCAAATTATTCACGAAGCAGGGGAAATTGGCACAGCTTACATCGCTTCCAAACACTCTTGTCTAGAGACTCTAGAAAATTCAATTATTCGCGATCGCCTAATTACTGTTTTTCCTACTCTTGTTTTTGGTGGTGCTGCGGATAAGCCCTATTCCCATCTTTCCAAGGGACTCAAAGACATTCTCAAATATGTACCCTATGCGAGATTTTTAAAAACAGACGGTAGTTTCCATTTTGTCCATGCGATCGATATCGCTCAAATCGTTACACATTTGCTCACGGCTACCTCAGTACCCACATCCCCCGCCCGTCTGGTTTTAGGAATGCAGCGTTTAACTGTACAGGATTTAATTACACAATTCTGCGAACATTTGAACTTAAAAGTGGGCTGGCAGTTTGAATTAACTCCGTGGCTAGTGGATACGGTGATCAAACTATTCCGCATTGAAGTTGCTGAGTGGGATCGTTTCTGCATTGCCCAGCGTCACTTCACCTATGATGTTGTTTCTCCCGAAACTTTCGGTCTAGTTTCTAAGTATCCCCGTCTAGCAAATTTACTTAAAGAGGTTAAATAA
- a CDS encoding type IV pilin-like G/H family protein has translation MQYLLFKISSHRWLNQLMITLAIAIGVNTALLAMPRDSLAPLSQALAAEPVELPAEAQKLFGTWRLTEPNNESEPLTMVFTPDGKLYLIHPTRKIGVASEYQINSLDGQTYLDVFQGSFGSRTTFSFNSKGQLIIQQLIVPAAMQYASSLGNLPNIVGTVLMPNMFRLTRISTDSKLDANIEFPSSVSPASLAMQREGETYIGAINRGHQAFFLEKEYFTNKLKDLGLGIGSESENYKYQIVVLDNKKAVQTTALAKVDNLKSYTGLVYITKSSEMNEDISLSLICESLKPTRRMPPKFKLSSDPTCPEGYINLSRQ, from the coding sequence ATGCAATATCTTCTCTTTAAAATCTCATCCCATCGCTGGCTGAATCAATTAATGATCACTCTCGCGATCGCTATTGGTGTAAATACTGCATTATTGGCTATGCCCCGTGATAGTTTAGCTCCCCTCAGTCAGGCGCTCGCGGCTGAGCCAGTCGAGCTACCTGCTGAAGCCCAGAAATTGTTTGGCACATGGCGACTAACAGAGCCAAACAATGAATCAGAGCCTCTCACTATGGTATTTACGCCTGACGGCAAGCTTTATCTGATTCATCCGACTAGAAAGATCGGAGTTGCATCTGAATATCAAATTAATTCTTTGGATGGACAGACATATCTAGATGTTTTTCAGGGTAGTTTTGGTTCCCGAACAACTTTTTCGTTTAACTCGAAAGGGCAACTAATTATCCAGCAATTAATTGTACCTGCGGCAATGCAGTATGCAAGCTCTTTAGGTAATTTACCTAATATTGTCGGTACTGTGCTGATGCCGAATATGTTTCGACTAACTCGCATTTCTACTGACTCCAAACTTGATGCAAACATCGAATTCCCAAGTTCAGTTTCTCCCGCATCGCTTGCAATGCAAAGGGAAGGCGAGACATATATTGGAGCTATAAATCGAGGTCATCAAGCGTTCTTTTTAGAAAAAGAGTACTTTACTAACAAACTGAAGGATCTAGGTTTAGGAATCGGGTCTGAATCCGAAAACTACAAATATCAAATTGTGGTTTTGGATAACAAAAAAGCCGTGCAAACAACGGCTTTGGCTAAAGTAGATAATTTAAAATCCTATACTGGCTTAGTTTACATCACAAAGTCATCTGAAATGAATGAGGATATTTCTCTCTCCCTCATCTGTGAAAGTCTAAAGCCAACCCGTAGAATGCCTCCCAAATTTAAACTATCTTCTGACCCAACTTGTCCTGAAGGATATATCAATCTTTCACGACAGTAA
- the recN gene encoding DNA repair protein RecN, which translates to MLLSLKIENFALIDRLELELYAGLNILTGETGAGKSIVLDALDAALGGKVSARMLRTGADRANIEATFSTNEAIAQWLEIQEIDAIDAETLICSREITAKSNRTRINGVVVNKQQIQELRDRLVEITAQGQTILLSQAAQQREWLDSFGDQAFNQALLLQRQKVAKLFEAKERSRKALFDRQQNERNRLQHLDMLRYQLKELEAANLDDPDELENLESDRNRLAHSVELQKQGYAVYEALYQNDSGNACADLLGQAESILTEMVTLDHEAEGILELVSSALAQVEEAGRQINNYANRLESDPEQLEAIEQRINQIKQICRKYGTLPEAIAYTEKLQLELAELTDQSISIEDLERKAAADLQSLLKACKKLTELRRQTAIALEQVQIDALKMLAMEKVRFQVGIYPSEPNALGGDRIVFEFSPNLGEPLQPLAETASGGEMSRFLLALKTCFVKQKTQESQTASTEFNHANVGTMVFDEIDAGVSGRVAQAIATQLWQLSRSSQVLCVTHQPLIAAIADRHFHVSKQVIGDRTQVQIRLLELEERKQELAQIASGMNVEEGKEGKEGKRKKEKGKNIDKEGVSNTVSQAIAFAESLLEQAAAIKAKPLTRFDF; encoded by the coding sequence ATGCTCCTAAGTCTCAAAATTGAAAATTTTGCCCTGATCGATCGCTTAGAGCTTGAGCTATATGCAGGGCTAAATATTCTCACAGGTGAAACAGGAGCAGGTAAATCAATTGTCCTCGATGCTCTAGATGCTGCTCTTGGAGGCAAAGTATCAGCGAGAATGCTACGAACTGGAGCAGATCGCGCCAATATCGAAGCAACTTTTTCGACTAATGAGGCGATCGCCCAGTGGCTAGAGATTCAAGAAATTGATGCAATTGATGCCGAAACGCTGATTTGTAGCCGTGAAATTACAGCAAAGAGCAATCGCACCCGCATTAATGGCGTGGTTGTAAATAAGCAACAGATTCAAGAATTGCGCGATCGCCTTGTCGAGATTACAGCCCAAGGTCAGACGATTTTACTGAGTCAAGCTGCTCAACAGAGGGAATGGCTAGATAGTTTTGGCGATCAAGCTTTTAATCAGGCTTTGTTATTGCAAAGGCAAAAAGTCGCGAAACTATTTGAAGCAAAGGAGCGATCGCGTAAAGCCCTATTTGATCGTCAGCAAAATGAACGCAATCGGTTGCAGCATTTGGACATGTTGCGTTATCAGCTTAAGGAACTAGAGGCGGCGAATTTAGACGATCCCGATGAATTGGAAAATCTCGAAAGCGATCGCAATCGGCTAGCCCATAGTGTGGAATTACAAAAGCAGGGCTATGCCGTGTATGAAGCGCTCTATCAGAATGACAGTGGTAATGCTTGCGCGGATTTGTTAGGACAAGCAGAATCGATTCTTACGGAAATGGTCACGCTCGATCATGAAGCTGAGGGCATTCTCGAATTAGTTTCTAGCGCCCTTGCTCAAGTCGAAGAAGCAGGGAGACAGATCAACAATTATGCCAATCGTCTGGAATCTGACCCTGAACAATTGGAAGCGATCGAACAACGAATTAATCAAATCAAGCAAATCTGTCGTAAATATGGCACGCTTCCCGAAGCGATCGCCTATACCGAAAAGCTTCAACTTGAACTTGCTGAACTCACCGATCAAAGTATTTCTATTGAAGATCTGGAACGTAAAGCGGCGGCTGATTTGCAATCCTTACTGAAAGCTTGTAAAAAATTGACAGAATTACGTCGGCAAACGGCGATCGCTCTCGAACAAGTGCAAATCGATGCTTTGAAAATGCTAGCGATGGAAAAAGTTCGATTTCAGGTCGGGATTTATCCGAGTGAACCCAACGCATTAGGCGGCGATCGCATAGTCTTTGAGTTCAGCCCCAATCTTGGTGAGCCTCTACAACCTCTTGCAGAAACAGCTTCAGGAGGAGAAATGAGTCGATTTTTATTAGCGCTGAAAACCTGTTTTGTGAAGCAGAAAACCCAAGAATCTCAAACAGCATCTACAGAATTTAATCATGCGAATGTCGGCACAATGGTATTTGATGAAATTGATGCAGGAGTATCAGGTCGCGTCGCCCAAGCGATCGCGACGCAACTCTGGCAACTGAGCCGCAGTTCTCAAGTCCTTTGCGTGACTCACCAGCCATTAATCGCCGCGATCGCTGATCGGCATTTCCATGTCAGCAAACAGGTAATCGGCGATCGGACTCAAGTACAAATTCGTCTATTAGAATTGGAAGAACGGAAACAGGAGCTAGCGCAGATTGCTTCGGGAATGAATGTTGAGGAAGGGAAGGAAGGGAAGGAAGGAAAAAGGAAAAAGGAAAAAGGAAAAAATATTGATAAGGAGGGCGTTAGTAATACGGTGTCTCAGGCGATCGCTTTTGCTGAGTCCTTGCTGGAGCAGGCTGCTGCGATCAAAGCTAAACCCCTTACTCGGTTTGATTTCTAA
- a CDS encoding endonuclease domain-containing protein yields MNAVEINDLWDESPLEDKLWAELKRYSIEAERQQEEKVKNKTYLLDFAIYCEKGKIDAETDGDTWHSVRERIAEDNLRDNDLETVGWRTIRFNSQHVKEEMTEYCIPTILENIKNLGGLKDDKKRMPRKIGLDGSEQLSLF; encoded by the coding sequence ATAAATGCAGTCGAAATTAACGATTTATGGGATGAAAGTCCGTTAGAAGATAAGCTTTGGGCTGAATTAAAGCGTTATTCCATAGAGGCCGAGCGCCAACAGGAAGAGAAAGTTAAGAATAAAACTTATCTCCTGGACTTTGCAATTTACTGTGAAAAAGGAAAAATAGATGCAGAGACAGATGGTGATACTTGGCACTCAGTCAGAGAACGTATAGCGGAAGATAATCTTAGGGATAACGATCTTGAGACTGTTGGTTGGCGAACTATCCGTTTCAATTCTCAACATGTCAAAGAAGAAATGACGGAATATTGCATTCCTACAATTCTAGAAAATATCAAAAATCTAGGTGGATTAAAAGATGATAAAAAAAGAATGCCCCGCAAAATTGGTTTAGATGGTTCGGAACAGTTGAGTCTATTTTAG
- a CDS encoding Uma2 family endonuclease — protein MLQIDRQYLPTSDELPDSDDTPVDKEDQNFVPNLLLFLLEYIWKNRDDWYFGVDMGIYHTTGVSPRVPVIPDGFLSLGVERRKNGGSRSSYVMWEEEDTAPILTLEVVSHSYGDEYEKKLDIYRKLGVKYYVIYNPQFWRRDGHLPLEIYKLVDGSYQLQIGEPLWMPEIGLGIGRCVLPSDRFRREVLSWFDEQGQRYLTGEEKADIEMHRADIERQKAKSEKQRADAAQKQVELLMEKLRSLGIDEN, from the coding sequence ATGCTACAAATAGATCGTCAATATCTACCCACCAGCGATGAATTACCAGATTCTGACGATACACCTGTGGATAAAGAAGACCAGAATTTTGTACCGAATTTACTATTATTCTTGTTGGAATATATTTGGAAAAATCGTGACGATTGGTACTTTGGTGTGGATATGGGTATCTATCACACTACTGGCGTGAGTCCAAGAGTTCCTGTAATTCCCGATGGATTTTTGAGCTTGGGTGTAGAGCGTCGAAAAAATGGTGGATCTCGCAGCAGTTATGTGATGTGGGAAGAAGAAGATACCGCACCGATCTTGACCTTAGAAGTTGTATCTCATAGCTATGGCGATGAGTATGAAAAGAAATTAGATATTTATCGCAAATTAGGTGTCAAATATTATGTGATTTATAATCCTCAATTCTGGCGGCGAGATGGACATTTGCCTTTAGAGATTTACAAATTAGTTGATGGTAGTTACCAGTTACAGATTGGTGAACCATTATGGATGCCAGAAATTGGACTAGGGATCGGACGCTGTGTATTGCCAAGCGATCGCTTTAGGCGAGAAGTTTTAAGCTGGTTTGATGAACAGGGACAGCGTTATCTTACAGGTGAAGAAAAAGCTGATATTGAGATGCATCGAGCTGATATTGAGCGCCAAAAAGCAAAATCTGAAAAACAACGGGCTGATGCCGCACAGAAACAGGTTGAGTTGTTAATGGAAAAGCTGCGATCGCTTGGTATTGATGAAAATTGA